The Thermodesulfobacteriota bacterium nucleotide sequence GCCGGGGCGGCATCCGCGGCCAGCTCGCGAGCCCACCCGGGCCGCAGGGCAGCCACGCGAGTCCACGGGCTCTGCCCCGTGAGCCACGCCCCGTTCCAGAACAGGACCCCGGGCTGGAGGTGGGCGAAGTAGACGTGCCAGACCACGAAGGGAACCAGGAGCACGCCCGCCGACGCATGCGCCTGGGCCGCCGCCAGGAGCCCCTGCGCCCCCAGGACCCGGAAGGCCGTGGCGGGGTGGCTCACCGCCCAGCCGGTAGCCCCCAGGACCGGCACCGCCAACAGGAGCGCCGTGTAGGGAAGCCTCTCCCGGTAGGAGAACCGGCCCGGCAAGGGGGGCTCCCGTGCGACCCGCAGGTTCCAGGCCAGGCAGCGAACCAGCGCCGCGAGGTCTCCAGGGCGCAGGAGCAGCCCCAGCGGTGTCCTCCCCTCCAGCCACGCCAGACAAATCCGGGTGAGATGGAGCGCCCACGCCAGCAGGAGCGCCCCGGCGCACCACCCGTGGAGCGACCCGAGCGCTCCTGCGGCCGGGCCGAACCCGCTGGCGAGGGAGGGAGACTCCAGGAACGGTCCCGTCGCCAGGGCCCCCAGGCCGCCCAGGGCTGCCCCCAGGTGGAGCCACCGGTCCACGGGATCCAGCACCTCCACCCGCGCGGGAACGGGGCTCATCGGCTCCCCCGCAGGCCATGTGCGAGCAGCACGGCCCCCAGGGCGCCCCCGAGCGCCAGCGCCACGGCGCCGGCCCCTCCCCAGGGGGCCCGGCCCGGCTCTCCCCGGTGGTCGAAGAGGGCCCCGAAGGTTGCGTCGGCTCCCGGGTGACACCCCGGCGCGCCGCACCGCTGCCGGGCCTCGGCTCCCGAAGCGAGCTCGTGCACGCCGTGGCAGTCGGCGCAGGTGGGCAGACGGCGCGGCGGATTGGACCTGCGGTGGGCGCGGTCGCCGAAGGCCCCCGGGGTGTCGGGATAGCGAATCCTGCCGGCCCCGAGCCCGGGGTGGCAGGAAAGGCACAGGGCGTCGGCCCGGGCACCCGCACCCCGCAAGGAGATGTCGGACCGGTGGCACCCCAGGCAGGCGGGCTCCCCCAACCCGGCGTGGGCACCGCGCTCTACCGACGCGGCCAGGGCCTCGTGGCTCGCCCCGGGAACGTGGCACAGCAGATCGCACCGGATCCGCACCGCGCCGTGGGGAATCCCCCCCACGCCCTTGTGGCAGTCGGCGCACGCCAGGCGACCGTGGAGGGAAGCGCCCAAGGCGTCCCGGTGCATCCACAGGGGACGGCCCTCGATCCCCAGGCCGTAGAGGCCGTGGCACTCCAGGCAGGGGTCCTCGGCGGCAGAACCCGGCACGGCCGCCCAGCCCACCAGGAACGCGGCAGCCGCGAGCCGCAGGTACCATCGGCGCCGTCTCCGGATCGCGGGATTCCTCACGGGCCCTCACTCGATCTCGAACAACACGTCCACGTGGACCTCGGCCTCGGTGCGGTCGAAGACCCACCGGTCCACGCTCTGCTTCACGGCGTCCACGAAGGGAGCGTAGCGCGCCAGGTCGGCCCGGGTGGAGGGGGCCTTGAGCTGGGTGCGGGCCACCCGCCCCGACCGGTCCGTCCCCACCCGATACCAGACCCGGCAGATGCCCGCCTGGAGCTCTTCCCGGTGGAAGCGCAGGTCCGGGTAGGGAATGGGAGGGTGGGAGGTCTCCACCGAGGTGGGCGGGTAGCTGACCACCTTGGTCCGGATCCGGGGGTCCAGGTAGCCCCCCTTCCCGGCTTCGCGCCCCACCGGATGGGCCACCGCCGCCTCCGACTCCGCCCGGTGCAGGGCGTCCTGCGCGGCAATTTCCTTTCCCCGGGCCTGGAGCTCGGCGAACAGCGCCGCCCACTCGTCGGGAGACCCGGCCGGGGCGCGGCCCGCCAGGGGTTCCTCCCGGGGGGCGGCGGCAACCGAGAGGCCCGTCTCGGTCGTGGTGGGCACCGTCGTCCCCTCCCGAACCCGGTCGCCTCCCCCCGGAACCGGCGGCGTCGGGGAGGGCACAGGCACCCTGGCCAGCTCCGGGGCGAGCGCCGGTGCCGCCGCAGGCAGGTGCGCCCGATCCGGTTGGGCAGGCGGCACCTGTGGGGTGGGAGGGGGCACGGCCGGGCGGTAGGGCTGGGCCACCAGGACCCGCCGCACCCGCACTTCCTCCAGGGCCGGGCGGTAGGAGACCTGGGGTCCCCAGAACAGAACAGCATGCAGGACCAGGGCCAGGAGGAGCCCCAGGCCGAGCCCGAAGCGCTGGAGCCGAAGCTCCCTGCGGCGCTCCCGGGCGTATCCCTCGGCCCAGATCACCGGGAGTCCCCCTCCGCGGCCGTGGGCAGCGCCACGTCGCGCACCCCCGCCTGCAAGAGCTCGTCCATCACGTCGGCGATCGTGCCGTAGGCCACCCGCCGGTCGCTGCGCACCACCACGGGACCCCTCGGGTTGGCGGCCCGGGCCGCGCGCACGTAAGGGCCCACCTCCGCCAGGGACACGAAGCGCCCGTCGGCCTGGATCCGCCCCTCCGAGGTGATGCTCAGGACGATTTCCCGCAGGTTCACCGACTCCTGCACCGCCGTCTGGGGCAGCTCGATCAACAGGCCCCGGTCCACGCTGAACACCATGGTGACCATGAAGAAGATGATGAGCAGGAAGGCGATGTCGGCCATCGACGCCATGGGCACCGCCTCGTCGTCGGCCGTAAGGCGCCGCCTAAGCCTCAAGGTACTCCCCCCCGATCTGCTCGCGCAGGAGGCTGCGGGCCTGGCGCTCCTCTGCCTCCGCGAGGGCGTCGAGGAAGCGGATGGAGCCCTCTTCGAGCTCCATCACGAAGCGGTTGACCTTGCCCACGAAGAGAGAGTGGGCGAAGAAGACGGGGATGGCGACCGCCAGGCCCGCGGCCGTGGTGATGAGGGCCTCGGAGATGCCCGTGGCCACCTGGGANNNNNNNNNNNNNNNNNNNNNNNNNNNNNNNNNNNNNNNNNNNNNNNNNNNNNNNNNNNNNNNNNNNNNNNNNNNNNNNNNNNNNNNNNNNNNNNNNNNNCGAGCTCCATCACGAAGCGGTTGACCTTGCCCACGAAGAGAGAGTGGGCGAAGAAGACGGGGATGGCGACCGCCAGGCCCGCGGCCGTGGTGATGAGGGCCTCGGAGATGCCCGTGGCCACCTGGGAGGGGTCGCCCAGGCCCGCCTGGCCCATGGACTCGAAGGCCTTGATCATGCCGGAAACCGTGCCGAAGAACCCCACCAGGGGGGCGGTCTTGGCCACGGCCTGGAGCAGCGCCAGGCCCCTCTCGAGCTTTCCCACCTCCAGGTCCCCCCGGGCTTGGATGGCCCGCTCCACCTCCGCCCGTCCCCGGCGGATCTTCTCGATGCCCGCGGCCAGCATCCGGGCCATGGCCCCGCTTCCCCCCCGGGCCACGGCCAGGGCGTCGTCGTAGCGCTGGGCCTCCAGGGCCGCCGCCACCCGGGCCATGAACGACTCGGTGTGGGTTCGTGCGCGGTACAGCACCAGGATCCGCTCCACCACCACCGCTGCCCCCGCAATGGAAAGGGCCAGCAGCGGGTACATGGCCGGGCCGCCCTTCTGGAAGAACTCCAACATGGCTCGACTCCGCTCAATCGTAACGCGCATGGCAAGGGGTGCAGAGCTCCGCATAGCTGGGCACCCGCCACAGGTGGACCTCGGCCGCCCCCAGCGCCGCCCTTCCCTTGAGAACGCCCTTGTCGTGGGGGTTGTGGCAGGTGGTGCACACCACGCTCGCTCCCTCGTGGAGGGGAAGGCTCACGCCGTGTCGCTCCTCGTAGGCTGCGAGCCGGGCGCGCCGGGCCTCCGGCAGCTCCACCAGGTGGTTGATCCCGCTCGGGTGGGGAGAAGAGTCGTGGCACCCCGCGCACAGCTCCAGGGGAGAGTAGAGAAACAGGAGGTCGTCCGGGCCCTCGTAGGCTGCCTCCGGGTCGTCGGACGAGGGAATGCGCCGGTGGCAGAAGGCACAGGTGGTCGTGAGGATCTTCCCGTCTGCGCTCACCTGCCGGTGGGGATTCAGGGAACCGGTCCCGGCCCGGGGATGGCACCGGTAGCAGAAGTCCGTGCTCACCGAGTAGGGCCCTCCCCGCAGAAAACCGCGGTTGGGCTCGCCCCGGGCCTGGGTGCAGGGATGGTCGTGGCAGGTGGAGCACGACAGGAGCCCCTGCGCGTCCAGGGGATAGTCGAGGAAATCCAGGGGGAAGGTGTTCGGCGTCGGCGCCACCGCCATGGGGTGCATCCCGCCGTGGTCGGCCGGGTGGCAGCGCACGCATCGAGCGGTGGGATCGCCCTCCCGGAAGGCGACCGCGGCGGCATCGGTGGGGGCCACGGGGTGGCACGCCACACACCCCGACCGGTTGCGGTGGGGGTAGCTCTGGGAGCTGCGGGCCGCAAACGAGGCATAGGCCTGCCGCAAGGACGCGAGCGTCGCCTGTTCGTCGTGCACGTCGTGGCAGGTGGTGCACAGGGCCGTATCCCCGGCCAGGGGGAGGCCGGCCCGGGCCAGGTCGGCCGCGGCAGCCCGGCCCCGGGTGACGCGGGGATGGTGCTGCGGATCACCGGGGTGGCACATCTGGCAGTGCCTGGCCTGGGCTTCCCGGGGAACGGCCTTCCCCTCTACGGTGCGAAAGGTGAGCTCTCCCGCAGCCCGGCCGCCGTCGGGCGGCTCCACGTGGCAGAACAGGCAGGCCACCCCGGCGTGGGGGTTCTTCCGTGCGGCGGGCGCCGCTGCCACCGCGACCTTGCCCGAGAGCAGCTGGACGGCCTTTTCCAGGGAGTCTGCCGAGGGCCCGGCCACGAGGAAGAAATGGAGCTCCTGTCCCTTGTGGCAGACCTGGCAGGTCTTGGGCAGGAGGTTGTGGGCTTCGTCGGTGGGGCGGATGACCCGGTACACCGACGGCGCCTCCGCACGCGCCGGCGCGGCGGCGGTCAGGAGCAGGAGCAGGAGCAGGAGCATGGAGTGCACACGTCTCCGCTGGAAGGGTCTCCCCCGGATCGCGTGCCGTCTCTACCCAAGGCCCCGGGGCGTCGCCCCGTGGGATGGAACAGGAAGGGGAAGGGTGGTCGGGACGACTGGATTCGAACCAGCGACCTTCTGCTCCCGAAGCAGACGCGCTACCAGACTGCGCCACGTCCCGACGCTCCCACTCCGGCGCACGCGCCGTTGCGGGAGAGGGCTCCCCTCCGAAGGGAAGGGAGGAGTTTACACGCTGGCCCCGGCGGCTTTCAACGTCAAACTGGCGCCGGCAGCCGGACGTGGCCCACCTGGAGTCCCTCGGCCGTGTCCAGGAGAAGGTACGAAACGGCCTCCCCGCCCCCGGCGCTCCCGGGGTTGAGCAGCAGCCGCGAGCCCGCCCGCCGCACCAGGGGCCGGTGGGTGTGTCCCACGGTGAGCACGTCGGCCCCGCACCCCTCGAGAAAGCGCAGGAGCTCGTCCTCGGCCAGCTCGCCCAGGCCCTCTTCCCTGGGCCCCGCGGGGCTCGCGTGGGCGAAGAGAAAGCGCACCCCCGCCTCCTCGACGGCGAGCTGGGCGGGCAGCCCCCGGAGGAACCCCTCCACCTGCGCACCCTCGGAGGGGCCGCCC carries:
- a CDS encoding tetratricopeptide repeat protein; protein product: MSPVPARVEVLDPVDRWLHLGAALGGLGALATGPFLESPSLASGFGPAAGALGSLHGWCAGALLLAWALHLTRICLAWLEGRTPLGLLLRPGDLAALVRCLAWNLRVAREPPLPGRFSYRERLPYTALLLAVPVLGATGWAVSHPATAFRVLGAQGLLAAAQAHASAGVLLVPFVVWHVYFAHLQPGVLFWNGAWLTGQSPWTRVAALRPGWARELAADAAPARDRTQEAPSVESLLETGNRAAREGRLDVAEEAFLEALRLYPAYSQALFNLGVVRSRRGDRAGAADALERFLEADPFGPVSGRARTLLGELRGEPAHHE
- a CDS encoding biopolymer transporter ExbD — encoded protein: MRLRRRLTADDEAVPMASMADIAFLLIIFFMVTMVFSVDRGLLIELPQTAVQESVNLREIVLSITSEGRIQADGRFVSLAEVGPYVRAARAANPRGPVVVRSDRRVAYGTIADVMDELLQAGVRDVALPTAAEGDSR
- a CDS encoding MotA/TolQ/ExbB proton channel family protein, which codes for SQVATGISEALITTAAGLAVAIPVFFAHSLFVGKVNRFVMELEEGSIRFLDALAEAEERQARSLLREQIGGEYLEA
- a CDS encoding MotA/TolQ/ExbB proton channel family protein, producing MLEFFQKGGPAMYPLLALSIAGAAVVVERILVLYRARTHTESFMARVAAALEAQRYDDALAVARGGSGAMARMLAAGIEKIRRGRAEVERAIQARGDLEVGKLERGLALLQAVAKTAPLVGFFGTVSGMIKAFESMGQAGLGDPSQVATGISEALITTAAGLAVAIPVFFAHSLFVGKVNRFVMEL
- a CDS encoding metallophosphoesterase family protein; this encodes MRLAVFGDLHGNLAALEAVLRDAQRRGADGLVHLGDLLGEGPGAQDAAVVGLLLQHGIPGVVGDAELDWLERHGREPAGGGGPSEGAQVEGFLRGLPAQLAVEEAGVRFLFAHASPAGPREEGLGELAEDELLRFLEGCGADVLTVGHTHRPLVRRAGSRLLLNPGSAGGGEAVSYLLLDTAEGLQVGHVRLPAPV